One segment of Agromyces albus DNA contains the following:
- a CDS encoding aminoglycoside phosphotransferase family protein gives MLDNDTQPAEDGTTTDLAVATEWLERWRLSLDGAVFQTATSTLAPAYTATGQAVMLKISHVDEEQRGSHLLAAWSGHGAARVLEHEGDAVLMERATGPRSLAHLSVSGADAAATEVLCETAAVLHAASADVLDSPEPPELVPLRTWFRNLFSHADEFTAFHRRGADLALALLDDERDVVALHGDVHHANVLDFGERGWLAIDPKGLLGDRAFDYCNLFCNPSPELALEPGRLEARFAQVTDAAALPPDRLARWLVAWCALSSTWSTLDGDDAVAESMIRIGERAIPLALD, from the coding sequence ATGCTCGACAACGACACCCAGCCCGCGGAGGACGGAACGACGACGGATCTCGCCGTCGCGACCGAATGGCTCGAGCGCTGGCGCCTCAGCCTCGACGGCGCCGTGTTCCAGACCGCGACCTCGACGCTCGCACCCGCCTACACGGCGACCGGGCAGGCCGTGATGCTGAAGATCTCGCACGTCGACGAAGAGCAACGTGGCTCCCACCTCCTCGCCGCATGGTCGGGTCACGGCGCAGCGCGCGTGCTCGAACACGAGGGCGACGCCGTCCTCATGGAGCGGGCGACCGGTCCGCGATCGCTCGCGCACCTGTCGGTGTCGGGGGCGGATGCCGCGGCCACCGAGGTGCTCTGCGAGACCGCAGCCGTGCTGCACGCGGCATCCGCCGACGTGCTCGACTCCCCCGAGCCGCCCGAGCTCGTGCCGCTTCGCACCTGGTTCCGCAACCTCTTCTCACACGCCGACGAGTTCACTGCGTTCCATCGGCGTGGCGCCGACCTCGCCCTGGCACTCCTCGACGACGAGCGCGACGTCGTCGCCCTGCACGGGGACGTGCACCACGCCAACGTGCTCGACTTCGGCGAGCGCGGCTGGCTCGCGATCGATCCGAAGGGATTGCTCGGCGACCGCGCGTTCGACTACTGCAACCTGTTCTGCAACCCATCGCCCGAGCTCGCGCTCGAGCCCGGCCGCCTCGAGGCGCGCTTCGCCCAGGTGACGGATGCCGCCGCATTGCCGCCCGACCGTCTCGCGCGCTGGCTCGTGGCATGGTGTGCGCTGTCGTCGACGTGGTCGACGCTCGACGGGGACGACGCCGTGGCGGAATCCATGATCCGCATCGGCGAGCGCGCCATCCCGCTCGCGCTCGACTGA
- the ligD gene encoding non-homologous end-joining DNA ligase, which translates to MSPKTSAAQVLEIGGREVRISSPEKIVFPELGLTKLDLVNYYLTVADGALRGVAGRPMVLKRFVKGIDQEAFFQKRAPEKRPEWIETATLQYASGNSAEEVVVRDAAALAWVVNLGCIDLNPHPVRADDLDHPDELRVDLDPMPGVEWAQIVDVALIAREVLADHGLIGWPKTSGSRGMHIYARIEPRWSYHDVRLAAETLAREIENRAPGLASARWWKEERGESVFVDFNQNAKDRTVASAYSVRALPDARVSTPLDWAEVRDSDPEQFTVPTVLRRFEERGDAASGIDDAAGSLDALLRLAEELGPAEKAPTSSDGSGRRKSTMPLIEIARAETKPEALEGLERWKAKHPDVVPLLQPADVLVDGMRGSSSLWYRIRVNLQHVPETKRPKQEELEVDYDPWAGKA; encoded by the coding sequence GTGAGCCCGAAGACGAGCGCGGCCCAGGTGCTGGAGATCGGCGGCCGCGAGGTGCGCATCTCGAGCCCCGAGAAGATCGTGTTCCCCGAGCTGGGGCTCACCAAACTCGACCTCGTGAACTACTACCTCACGGTGGCCGACGGGGCGCTTCGTGGAGTTGCCGGCCGGCCGATGGTGCTCAAGCGCTTCGTCAAGGGCATCGACCAGGAGGCGTTCTTCCAGAAGCGGGCGCCCGAGAAGCGGCCCGAGTGGATCGAGACGGCGACCCTCCAGTACGCCTCGGGCAACTCGGCCGAAGAGGTCGTGGTGCGCGACGCCGCGGCGCTCGCGTGGGTCGTGAACCTCGGATGCATCGACCTCAACCCGCACCCGGTGCGCGCTGACGACCTCGATCATCCCGACGAGCTGCGCGTCGACCTCGACCCGATGCCCGGCGTCGAGTGGGCCCAGATCGTCGACGTTGCGCTCATCGCGCGGGAGGTGCTCGCCGACCACGGCCTGATCGGCTGGCCCAAGACCTCGGGGTCGCGCGGCATGCATATCTACGCCCGCATCGAGCCGCGGTGGAGCTACCACGACGTTCGGCTCGCCGCCGAGACGCTGGCCCGCGAGATCGAGAATCGTGCACCCGGTCTCGCGAGCGCGAGATGGTGGAAGGAGGAGCGCGGCGAGAGCGTCTTCGTCGACTTCAACCAGAACGCGAAGGACCGCACCGTCGCGTCGGCCTACTCGGTGCGCGCCCTGCCCGACGCTCGCGTGTCCACTCCGCTCGACTGGGCCGAGGTGCGCGACAGCGATCCCGAGCAGTTCACGGTGCCGACGGTGCTGCGCCGGTTCGAGGAACGCGGTGATGCGGCATCCGGAATCGACGACGCCGCCGGCAGCCTCGACGCGCTGCTCCGACTCGCCGAGGAGCTCGGGCCGGCCGAGAAGGCGCCGACGTCATCCGACGGCTCCGGTCGCAGGAAGTCCACGATGCCGCTCATCGAGATCGCGCGCGCCGAGACGAAGCCCGAGGCGCTCGAAGGACTCGAACGCTGGAAGGCCAAGCACCCCGATGTCGTGCCGCTCCTGCAGCCGGCCGATGTGCTCGTCGACGGCATGAGAGGCTCGAGCTCGCTCTGGTATCGCATCCGGGTGAACCTGCAGCACGTTCCCGAGACGAAACGGCCGAAACAGGAGGAGCTCGAAGTGGACTACGACCCGTGGGCGGGGAAGGCGTGA
- a CDS encoding helicase HerA-like domain-containing protein has product MADDAVTRAQEAAAAAAEAAEALQVQAQEAIKKAEEAAELARAALESHQRVTEAADAAVEGGLDTPASRATQPPAPAGPLDADQVAVIKSGYAFEGAALEMGALVNGEAIPDVPVRIPLAMTNRHGLVAGATGTGKTRTLQVLAEQLSAAGVAVFAADIKGDLSGMATPGEGNEKLLQRTDGIGQAWTAASFPVEFFSLGGIGKGVPIRATVAGFGPLLLSKVLGLNDTQESSLGLVFHYAENAGLALLDLADLRAVLQYLVSDDGKGELEGLGGLSKATVGVILRELVTFAEAGADVFFGEPEIDTAEFLRVASDGRGIVSLLEVPGVADRPALYSTFLMWLLADLFNDLPEVGDLDQPKLVFFFDEAHLLFTGASKDFLAQVVQTVRLIRSKGVGIFFVTQTPKDVPADVLAQLGSRVQHQLRAFTPDDAKALRATVSTYPRSGYDLEEVLTTLGTGEAIVTVMNEKGAPSPVAWTRLRAPQALMNPSTDAAIDALIGASPLLPKYGTPLDRESAGEILTAKMNEAAAAAKAADDATAQAKADADFAKQQAAIEKQQEKERRAAQAEYDRLMKRTSGTSRSSGSSSRSTSRSTGGSKSTLEQVLGSKAARDVLTTVVEGIFGTRRRK; this is encoded by the coding sequence ATGGCCGATGACGCAGTGACGCGAGCTCAAGAGGCGGCCGCTGCTGCGGCCGAGGCAGCCGAAGCGCTGCAGGTGCAGGCGCAGGAGGCCATCAAGAAGGCCGAGGAGGCCGCGGAGCTCGCCCGCGCTGCGCTCGAGTCGCACCAGCGAGTGACAGAGGCCGCGGATGCCGCTGTCGAGGGTGGTCTCGATACGCCTGCTTCGCGGGCTACTCAACCACCGGCGCCGGCCGGTCCGCTCGACGCCGACCAGGTCGCGGTGATCAAGAGCGGCTACGCGTTCGAGGGCGCCGCCCTCGAGATGGGCGCCCTCGTCAACGGCGAGGCGATTCCAGATGTCCCGGTGCGCATCCCGCTCGCGATGACGAACCGGCACGGACTCGTCGCGGGCGCCACCGGCACGGGCAAGACGCGCACGCTCCAGGTGCTCGCCGAGCAGCTCTCCGCGGCGGGCGTCGCGGTGTTCGCCGCCGACATCAAGGGCGACCTCTCTGGCATGGCGACGCCCGGCGAAGGCAACGAGAAATTGCTGCAGCGCACCGACGGCATCGGGCAGGCGTGGACCGCAGCATCCTTCCCGGTCGAGTTCTTCTCGCTCGGCGGCATCGGCAAGGGCGTGCCGATCAGGGCCACGGTGGCTGGGTTCGGCCCCCTCCTCCTCAGCAAGGTGCTCGGACTCAACGACACGCAGGAGTCGAGTCTCGGTCTCGTCTTCCACTACGCCGAGAACGCGGGCCTCGCCCTGCTCGACCTCGCCGACCTGCGCGCGGTGCTGCAGTACCTCGTGAGCGACGACGGCAAGGGCGAGCTCGAGGGCCTCGGCGGCTTGAGCAAGGCGACGGTGGGCGTCATCCTGCGCGAACTCGTCACGTTCGCCGAGGCGGGAGCCGACGTCTTCTTCGGCGAACCCGAGATCGATACGGCCGAGTTCCTGCGAGTGGCATCCGACGGTCGCGGCATCGTGAGCCTGCTCGAGGTGCCGGGCGTCGCCGATCGGCCGGCGCTCTACTCGACGTTCCTCATGTGGCTGCTCGCCGACCTCTTCAACGACCTGCCCGAGGTCGGCGACCTCGACCAGCCGAAGCTCGTGTTCTTCTTCGACGAGGCGCACCTGCTCTTCACCGGCGCCTCGAAGGACTTCCTCGCGCAGGTCGTGCAGACCGTACGACTCATCCGTTCGAAGGGCGTCGGTATCTTCTTCGTCACGCAGACGCCGAAAGACGTGCCCGCCGACGTGCTCGCCCAGCTCGGCTCGCGTGTGCAGCACCAGCTGCGGGCGTTCACTCCCGATGACGCGAAGGCGCTGCGAGCGACGGTGTCGACGTATCCGAGGTCGGGCTACGACCTCGAGGAGGTGCTCACGACCCTCGGCACCGGGGAGGCGATCGTCACCGTCATGAATGAGAAGGGCGCACCGAGCCCCGTCGCCTGGACCCGGCTGCGCGCCCCGCAAGCGCTCATGAATCCGTCGACGGATGCCGCGATCGACGCCCTCATCGGTGCCTCGCCGCTGCTCCCGAAGTACGGCACACCGCTCGACCGCGAGAGTGCCGGCGAGATCCTCACGGCGAAGATGAACGAGGCGGCAGCGGCGGCGAAGGCGGCTGATGACGCGACCGCGCAGGCGAAGGCCGATGCCGACTTCGCCAAGCAGCAGGCGGCCATCGAGAAGCAGCAGGAGAAGGAGCGCAGGGCGGCGCAAGCCGAGTACGACCGGCTCATGAAACGCACCTCCGGCACGTCGCGTTCCTCGGGGTCGAGTTCGCGCTCGACGTCGCGCTCGACGGGCGGATCGAAGTCGACGCTCGAGCAGGTGCTCGGCTCCAAGGCGGCCCGCGACGTGCTCACGACCGTCGTCGAGGGCATTTTCGGCACGCGGCGGCGCAAGTGA
- a CDS encoding GNAT family N-acetyltransferase, with amino-acid sequence MSAERTDAPTRGAGAPHPLIRRYQPADRHGIAEVCLRTAASGGDATGVYSDDTLMPEVFALPYVEYAPELTFVVSDGHRVLGYVLGVADTAAFVEWWRREWAPEFRKRHPAPGPPTGHDPKFSEEALIQAGVEPDRMLIAELDEYPAHLHIDLLPELQGQGFGRKLIDVFRAALASREVPAVHLGLDAANTDARAFYDRLGFHELPSSRPEAPLLGIATR; translated from the coding sequence GTGAGCGCGGAGCGAACGGATGCCCCGACGAGGGGGGCGGGCGCGCCGCATCCGCTGATCCGCCGCTACCAGCCCGCCGACCGGCACGGCATCGCCGAGGTGTGCCTGCGCACAGCGGCAAGCGGTGGCGACGCCACCGGCGTGTACTCCGACGACACGCTCATGCCGGAGGTCTTCGCGCTGCCCTATGTGGAGTACGCGCCCGAGCTCACCTTCGTCGTGAGCGACGGGCACCGCGTGCTCGGCTATGTGCTCGGCGTCGCCGACACGGCGGCCTTCGTCGAGTGGTGGCGGCGCGAATGGGCGCCGGAGTTCCGGAAGCGGCATCCGGCGCCGGGACCGCCCACCGGGCACGACCCGAAGTTCTCCGAGGAAGCGCTCATCCAAGCGGGCGTCGAACCCGATCGCATGCTCATCGCGGAGCTCGACGAGTACCCGGCGCACCTCCACATCGACCTGTTGCCCGAACTGCAGGGGCAGGGGTTCGGTCGCAAGCTCATCGACGTGTTCCGTGCGGCGCTCGCGAGCCGCGAGGTTCCGGCCGTGCACCTCGGATTGGATGCCGCGAACACGGACGCTCGAGCGTTCTACGACCGGCTCGGGTTCCACGAGCTGCCCTCGAGCCGCCCCGAAGCGCCACTGCTCGGCATCGCGACGCGCTGA
- the pta gene encoding phosphate acetyltransferase, with protein sequence MAHRIYICSAEGNTGKSTVALGTLDTLSRRATRVGVFRPIARSTAERDYVLELLLSHEGVVELDYDDAIGVRYDDVHANPDAALATIVRRFKAVEDRCDAVVVLGSDFTDVGSPTELAYNARIAANLGAPVLLVLGGRVGEGRGRSERLGYSDARTPDELAQLTELAVEELGREHASLLGIVANRADPDRLIEIVEAVREAAGSGADAAGTEVLAETSVAVWAIPEDPFLVAPSMRTIMSAVDGELYAGDPDLLNREALGVVVAAMSMENVLTRLIEGSVVVVPGDRSEVLIGVLTAHASATFPSISGIVLNGGFPLAEQVERLVDGLQAGLPIIRTEFGSYDTALAITHARGRLAAESQRKRDTALSLFEKHVDGQGLLDLLDVARAEVVTPLMFEYGLLERARGVRKHIVLPEGDDDRILRAAATLLARDVAELTILGEEIEVRSRAIGLGLDISRATVLSNHDHVLVYRFADEYQRLRAHKGVSLEQARETVSDVSYFGTMMVHLGLADGMVSGAAHTTAHTIRPAFEIIKTKPGVEVVSSVFLMALADRVLVYGDCAVVPDPTAEQLADIAVSSAETAAQFDIEPRIAMLSYSTGESGSGAEVDKVRRATQLVRERAPQLAVEGPIQYDAAADAAVARTKLPDSEVAGRATVFIFPDLNTGNNTYKAVQRSSGAVAIGPVLQGLRKPINDLSRGALVQDIVNTVAITAIQAADAS encoded by the coding sequence GTGGCGCACCGCATCTACATCTGCTCGGCTGAGGGCAACACCGGCAAGTCCACGGTCGCGCTCGGAACTCTCGACACCCTGAGCCGGCGCGCGACGCGCGTGGGCGTGTTCCGTCCGATCGCCCGATCGACCGCCGAGCGCGACTACGTGCTCGAGTTGCTGCTCAGCCACGAGGGCGTGGTCGAGCTCGACTACGACGACGCGATCGGCGTGCGCTACGACGACGTGCACGCGAACCCCGATGCCGCGCTCGCCACGATCGTGCGCCGCTTCAAGGCCGTCGAAGACCGCTGCGATGCCGTGGTCGTGCTCGGTTCCGACTTCACGGATGTCGGCAGTCCCACCGAGCTCGCCTACAACGCGCGCATCGCGGCGAACCTCGGTGCCCCCGTGCTGCTCGTGCTCGGCGGCCGCGTCGGCGAGGGCCGCGGCCGCTCGGAGCGACTCGGCTACTCCGACGCGCGAACCCCCGACGAGCTCGCCCAGCTCACCGAGCTCGCCGTCGAGGAGCTCGGACGTGAGCACGCGAGTCTCCTCGGCATCGTGGCCAATCGCGCCGATCCCGATCGGCTCATCGAGATCGTCGAGGCCGTGCGGGAGGCCGCCGGCTCGGGAGCGGATGCCGCGGGCACCGAGGTGCTGGCCGAGACATCCGTCGCCGTGTGGGCCATTCCCGAAGACCCGTTCCTCGTCGCCCCCTCGATGCGCACGATCATGTCGGCGGTCGACGGCGAGTTGTACGCGGGCGATCCCGACCTCCTGAACCGCGAGGCGCTCGGCGTGGTCGTCGCGGCGATGTCGATGGAGAACGTGCTCACGCGGCTCATCGAGGGGTCGGTCGTCGTGGTGCCGGGCGATCGCAGCGAAGTGCTCATCGGCGTGCTCACGGCGCACGCCTCGGCGACGTTCCCGTCGATCTCGGGCATCGTGCTGAACGGCGGCTTCCCGCTCGCCGAACAGGTGGAGCGACTCGTCGACGGGCTGCAGGCGGGCCTGCCCATCATCCGCACCGAGTTCGGCAGCTACGACACCGCGCTCGCGATCACGCATGCCCGCGGGCGGCTCGCGGCGGAGTCGCAGCGCAAGCGCGACACGGCGCTCTCGCTCTTCGAGAAGCACGTCGACGGGCAGGGCCTGCTCGACCTGCTCGACGTCGCGCGCGCCGAGGTCGTCACGCCGCTCATGTTCGAGTACGGCCTCCTCGAACGGGCGCGTGGGGTGCGCAAGCACATCGTGCTCCCCGAGGGCGACGACGACCGCATCCTGCGCGCAGCAGCCACCTTGCTCGCGCGTGACGTGGCGGAGCTCACGATCCTCGGCGAGGAGATCGAGGTGCGTTCCCGCGCGATCGGCCTCGGCCTCGACATCTCACGCGCGACCGTGCTCTCGAACCACGACCACGTGCTCGTCTACCGTTTCGCCGACGAGTACCAGCGGCTCCGCGCGCACAAGGGCGTCAGCCTCGAGCAGGCGCGGGAGACCGTCAGCGACGTCTCGTACTTCGGCACGATGATGGTGCACCTGGGTCTCGCCGACGGCATGGTGTCGGGCGCAGCGCACACGACGGCGCACACGATCCGGCCGGCATTCGAGATCATCAAGACGAAGCCCGGGGTCGAGGTCGTCTCGAGCGTGTTCCTGATGGCACTCGCCGACCGCGTGCTCGTCTACGGCGATTGTGCCGTCGTGCCTGATCCCACCGCCGAGCAGCTCGCCGACATCGCCGTCTCATCGGCCGAGACGGCGGCGCAGTTCGACATCGAGCCGCGCATCGCGATGCTCTCGTACTCGACCGGCGAGTCGGGCTCGGGCGCCGAGGTCGACAAGGTGCGCCGTGCGACCCAGCTCGTGCGCGAGCGCGCGCCGCAGCTCGCGGTCGAGGGGCCGATCCAGTACGACGCCGCCGCCGATGCCGCGGTCGCGCGCACGAAGCTTCCCGATTCCGAGGTCGCCGGCCGGGCCACCGTGTTCATCTTTCCCGACCTCAACACGGGCAACAACACCTACAAGGCAGTGCAGCGCTCGTCGGGCGCAGTAGCGATCGGGCCGGTGCTGCAGGGCCTGCGAAAGCCGATCAACGACCTCTCGCGCGGCGCCCTCGTGCAGGACATCGTGAACACCGTGGCCATCACGGCGATCCAGGCGGCGGATGCCTCGTGA